A genomic segment from Syngnathus scovelli strain Florida chromosome 3, RoL_Ssco_1.2, whole genome shotgun sequence encodes:
- the LOC125993766 gene encoding LHFPL tetraspan subfamily member 2a protein: MCHVIVTCRSMLWTLLSIVTAFAELIAFMSPDWLLGFPRSDSDVNSSEYRPSLGLYARCLRLDTRGRGVSCGPYAGSFAEVASGFWQAAMLFLAVGILVLTVVACVSIFSMCFQSILGKSIFNICGLMQAIAGLLLLVGLMLYPAGWGSEKVISYCGAEASPFRPALCSLGWAFYTAIGGTLATFVCAVLSAQAEIATSGDKVQEEIDEGKSLICVL, encoded by the exons ATGTGCCATGTGATTGTAACGTGTCGCTCCATGCTCTGGACGCTGCTCAGTATCGTCACGGCCTTCGCCGAGCTCATCGCTTTCATGAGCCCCGATTGGCTGTTGGGATTCCCTCGCTCCGATTCCGACGTGAACTCGAGCGAGTATCGGCCCTCTCTGGGTCTCTACGCCCGCTGCCTGCGCCTCGACACCCGGGGACGAGGGGTGAGCTGCGGGCCGTACGCTGGCTCCTTCGCCGAGGTGGCCAGCGGCTTCTGGCAGGCGGCCATGTTGTTTCTGGCCGTGGGGATATTGGTGCTCACGGTGGTAGCCTGCGTGTCCATCTTCAGTATGTGCTTCCAAAGCATCCTTGGGAAAAGCATCTTCAACATCTGCGGTCTGATGCAGGCCATTGCAG GGCTCTTGCTCCTGGTGGGCCTCATGCTCTACCCCGCCGGCTGGGGCTCCGAGAAGGTCATTAGCTACTGCGGCGCCGAGGCTTCCCCCTTCAGGCCGGCTCTGTGCTCCCTCGGCTGGGCCTTTTACACGGCCATCGGGGGAACCCTGGCGACCTTTGTGTGCGCCGTTTTGTCGGCGCAGGCTGAGATCGCCACCTCCGGCGACAAGGTGCAGGAGGAGATAGATGAGGGCAAGAGTCTCATCTGCGTGCTGTGA
- the LOC125994695 gene encoding chronophin yields the protein MAATIGLKACRKIRGAQIRGLLEAKDYILFDCDGVLWHGEKAVAGAAQVVNSLMSRGKNVVFVTNNSTRPRERYVHKFYRLGFTAVALEHIFSSSYCSALYLRDVAKLRGQVFVVGCDGLRDELREAGIPCVEEVDEPDATIYDCALATDVKAVLVGHDDKLTFLKLAKASCYLKDPNCLFLATDNDPWHPLSSGRILPGSGSLMAALEVASGRKATVIGKPSRYMFKCISRQFPSMDPAQCLMVGDRLETDMVFGSNCGLDTMLTLTGVSQMDEAHQYGNSEVDQSLVPDYVVDTIADFLPAFEEVEEQSN from the exons ATGGCGGCTACAATTGGCCTCAAAGCCTGCCGGAAGATTCGCGGTGCGCAGATACGAGGTCTCCTGGAGGCGAAGGACTACATCCTGTTCGACTGCGACGGGGTCCTGTGGCACGGTGAGAAGGCCgtggcgggcgcggcccaggTGGTCAACTCGCTCATGAGTCGGGGCAAAAACGTCGTGTTCGTCACCAACAACTCGACCAGGCCGCGCGAGAGGTACGTCCACAAATTCTACCGGCTGGGCTTTACTGCTGTCGCCCTGGAGCATATCTTCAGCTCGTCCTATTGCTCGGCCCTCTACCTGCGGGATGTGGCCAAGCTGCGTGGCCAGGTGTTCGTCGTTGGTTGCGACGGGCTCCGGGACGAGCTCCGGGAGGCGGGAATCCCTTGCGTGGAGGAGGTGGACGAGCCGGACGCCACCATTTACGATTGCGCCCTGGCCACGGACGTCAAGGCGGTGCTGGTGGGCCACGATGACAAACTGACTTTCCTCAAGCTGGCCAAGGCGTCGTGCTACCTGAAGGACCCGAACTGCTTGTTCCTGGCTACCGACAACGACCCCTGGCACCCGCTGTCGAGCGGAAGGATTTTGCCAG GTTCCGGGTCCCTCATGGCAGCCCTGGAGGTGGCATCGGGCCGCAAGGCCACGGTGATCGGCAAGCCAAGTCGCTACATGTTCAAGTGCATCTCCAGACAGTTCCCGAGCATGGACCCGGCCCAGTGCCTAATGGTGGGTGACCGCCTAGAGACTGACATGGTGTTCGGCTCAAACTGCGGCCTGGACACCATGCTCACCCTCACTGGGGTGTCCCAGATGGATGAGGCCCACCAGTACGGGAATAGTGAGGTGGACCAGAGCCTGGTGCCAGACTATGTGGTAGACACCATCGCTGATTTCTTGCCCGCATTTGAGGAGGTGGAAGAGCAGAGCAACTGA
- the LOC125993764 gene encoding secretory carrier-associated membrane protein 1, with protein MSDFDSNPFADPDFNNPFQDPSVTQVTRSTPPGGLEEYNPFTDARTAAPGNAPKSAPAPSQNTQPAIMKPTEEPPAYSQQQTQDQARAQADLLRRQEELERKAAELDRRERELQSHGGAGRKNNWPPLPEKFPVGPCFYHDIAVDIPIEFQKTVKIMYNLWMFHAGTLFVNMFGCLAWFCVDPNHGVDFGLAMLWFLLFTPCSFVCWYRPLYGAFRSDSSFRFFVFFFVYICQFGVHVLQTIGITGWGTCGWITALMGLNTSIPVGIIMLLIAALFTTLSVGSLIMFKKVHALYRTTGASFEKAQQEFATGVMSNKTVQTAAANAAANAASNAARGTFKPHP; from the exons CGGTGACACAGGTGACCCGTTCTACCCCTCCCGGCGGTCTAGAAGAATACAACCCCTTCACAGATGCCAGAACG GCTGCCCCTGGAAATGCCCCCAAGTCTGCTCCGGCACCGTCGCAGAACACACAACCTGCCATCATGAAGCCCACAGAAGAGCCCCCGGCTTACTCGCAGCAACAAACACAG GACCAGGCACGTGCTCAGGCTGATTTGCTGAGAAGGCAGGAAGAGTTGGAGAGGAAAGCGGCCGAGCTGGACCGCAGGGAGAGAGAGCTGCAGTCTCACGGAGGAGCGG GTCGTAAGAACAACTGGCCTCCTTTGCCTGAGAAGTTCCCAGTGGGTCCGTGTTTCTACCACGACATCGCTGTGGACATTCCCATCGAGTTTCAGAAGACGGTGAAGATCATGTACAACCTCTGGATGT TCCACGCTGGCACTCTGTTTGTCAACATGTTTGGCTGCTTGGCCTGGTTCTGCGTGGACCCAAACCACGGCGTCGACTTCGGCCTGGCCATGTTGTGGTTTCTGCTCTTTACGCCTTGCTCCTTTGTCTGCTGGTACAGACCGCTGTATGGGGCTTTCAG GAGCGACAGTTCCTTCCGCTTCTTTGTCTTCTTCTTTGTCTACATCTGCCAGTTTGGAGTTCACGTACTACAAACAATCGGCATCACCGGCTGGGGTACATG tGGCTGGATCACAGCTCTAATGGGCCTGAACACGAGCATCCCGGTGGGCATCATCATGTTGCTCATCGCGGCACTCTTCACCACACTCTCCGTGGGTTCACTCATCATGTTTAAAAAG GTACACGCACTGTATCGGACCACCGGTGCCAGCTTCGAGAAGGCTCAGCAGGAGTTCGCCACCGGCGTCATGTCCAACAAGACGGTCCAGACGGCAGCGGCCAACGCTGCGGCTAACGCTGCTTCCAACGCCGCCCGTGGGACCTTCAAGCCTCATCCATAG
- the LOC125994694 gene encoding betaine--homocysteine S-methyltransferase 1, whose protein sequence is MAPKGILERLNAGEVVIGDGGFVFALEKRGYVKAGPWTPEAAAENPEAVRQLHREFLRAGSNVMQTFTFYASDDKLENRGNKQTYTGAQINEAACDLAREVANEGDALVAGGVSQTPSYLSCKSEADVKAIFKRQLDVFIKKNVDFLIAEYFEHVEEAVWAVEVLKATGKPVAASLCIGPEGDMHGVSPGECAVRLVKAGAQIVGVNCHFDPLTCVEAVKMMKAAVEKAGLKAHYMVQPLAYHTPDCNCQGFIDLPEFPFGLEPRILTRWDMHKYAREAYNAGIRFIGGCCGFEPYHIRAVAEELAAERKIMPAGSEKHGMWGAGLEMHTKPWVRARARRDYWENLKPASGRPLCSSMSKPDSWGVTKGHAALMQQKEATTKQQLKELFDRSKSH, encoded by the exons ATGGCACCAAAG GGAATCTTGGAGCGTCTCAACGCCGGGGAGGTGGTGATTGGCGATGGCGGCTTTGTGTTTGCCCTGGAAAAGAGAGGCTACGTGAAGGCGGGTCCTTGGACCCCTGAGGCTGCCGCCGAGAACCCCGAAGCAG TGCGCCAGCTGCACAGGGAGTTCTTGAGGGCAGGGTCCAATGTCATGCAGACCTTCACTTTCTACGCCAGTGATGACAAGCTGGAGAACAGGGGCAATAAGCAGACCTACACC GGCGCCCAAATCAACGAGGCCGCCTGCGATCTGGCCCGTGAGGTGGCCAACGAGGGCGACGCCTTGGTGGCGGGAGGTGTGTCTCAGACGCCGTCTTACCTGAGCTGTAAGAGCGAGGCAGACGTGAAGGCCATTTTCAAGAGGCAACTGGACGTTTTCATCAAGAAAAACGTGGACTTCCTGATTGCTGAG TACTTTGAGCACGTTGAGGAGGCCGTGTGGGCGGTGGAGGTGCTGAAGGCGACGGGGAAGCCCGTGGCTGCTTCTCTGTGCATCGGGCCGGAAGGCGACATGCACGGCGTCTCACCTGGAGAGTGTGCTGTCAGGCTGGTCAAAGCTG GTGCCCAGATTGTGGGTGTCAACTGCCACTTTGACCCACTGACCTGTGTGGAGGCTGTCAAGATGATGAAGGCGGCTGTGGAGAAAGCCGGCCTGAAGGCTCACTACATGGTGCAGCCTCTGGCCTACCACACCCCCGACTGCAACTGCCAGGGATTCATTGACTTGCCAGAATTCCCCTTTG GTCTGGAGCCTAGGATCCTGACTCGATGGGACATGCACAAATACGCCAGGGAGGCCTACAACGCCGGCATTCGCTTCATCGGCGGCTGCTGCGGGTTTGAGCCGTACCACATCAGGGCCGTGGCAGAAGAGCTGGCGGCCGAGAGGAAAATCATGCCCGCTGGATCGGAGAAACACGGCATGTGGGGTGCCGGTCTGGAAATGCACACCAAACCCTGGGTCAGAGCCAG AGCTCGTCGTGATTACTGGGAGAACCTGAAGCCTGCCTCTGGCCGTCCACTGTGTTCCTCCATGTCCAAGCCGGACAGCTGGGGTGTCACCAAAGGCCACGCTGCGCTCATGCAGCAGAAAGAAGCCACCACTAAGCAACAACTCAAGGAGCTGTTTGACCGATCAAAGAGCCACTGA
- the kgd4 gene encoding alpha-ketoglutarate dehydrogenase component 4: MGSKVSSKMAAPTARVIQVVRPHAPMIKFPSRQEIPKPNAQEALKTLLVNFSQPNSPSSASPPTQITNRITLPPIAGTPDTLASVQLLPARYRRRPLVVEEMDYIQRGGPE; this comes from the exons ATGGGGAGCAAAGTCAGCTCCAAAATGGCTGCTCCCACCGCTAGAGTTATTCAG GTAGTGCGGCCTCATGCGCCCATGATCAAGTTTCCCAGCAGACAAGAAATCCCTAAACCCAATG CCCAAGAAGCATTGAAAACTTTATTAGTCAACTTCTCGCAGCCCAACAGCCCCAGTTCGGCATCGCCGCCAACACAAATAACAAATCGCATAACTCTGCCGCCCATCGCGGGCACACCTGACACCTTAGCATCGGTTCAGCTGCTACCTGCAAGGTACCGCCGCAGACCACTTGTGGTAGAAGAGATGGATTATATTCAG CGTGGTGGACCAGAATGA